From a single Phaenicophaeus curvirostris isolate KB17595 chromosome 8, BPBGC_Pcur_1.0, whole genome shotgun sequence genomic region:
- the EEIG2 gene encoding EEIG family member 2 isoform X2: MALVVMKKKKFKFRVELELDELSSVPFVNGILFCKVRLLHGGSFRGESSREVVQANCVRWKKKFLFMCKISASATTGILDTCICRVSVRKELKGGKAYAKLGFADLNLAEFAGSGNTTRRCLLEGYDTKNTRQDNSILKVLINMQLMSGDPCFKTPPSTAMSIAIAGESESLHEDRKGGENLKVVHLGMADVSSKSASVPDELGACGHSRTSSYASQQLKLAGYNTGHSRSYSLSELCHRRNTSAGSTSTAIGNILEPYEVIEPKVTEADIETSIQDTPSEKLCRHPVKQDSVESQLKRVDATRVDADDIVEKILQSQDFSLDSSAEEEGLRLFVGPGGSTSFGNHHLPNRIWSI, encoded by the exons ATGGCCCTCGTCgtgatgaagaagaagaagttCAAGTTCCGcgtggagctggagctggacgAGCTCTCCTCCGTGCCCTTCGTTAACGGCATCCTCTTCTGCAAGGTGCGGCTGCTGCACGGCGGCAGCTTCCGCGGGGAGTCCTCCCG GGAGGTAGTACAGGCAAACTGTGTCCGCTGGAAGAAAAAGTTCTTATTTATGTGTAAAATCAGTGCCAGTGCCACAACTGGAATTCTTGATACTTGCATTTGCAGGGTGTCTGTACGGAAG gagttaaaaggaggaaaggcaTATGCAAAG TTGGGATTTGCAGACCTAAATCTAGCAGAGTTTGCTGGATCGGGAAATACCACTCGTCGCTGTTTACTGGAAGGTTATGATACCAAAAATACAAGACAGGATAATTCCATTCTCAAA GTTTTGATCAACATGCAGCTAATGTCAGGAGACCCGTGCTTTAAAAC GCCTCCTTCCACTGCAATGTCTATAGCAATTGCTGGAGAATCAGAATCTTTGCATGAAGACAGGAAAGGTGGAGAAAACTTAAAAGTAGTACATCTGGGCATGGCAG ATGTCTCGTCAAAGAGTGCCTCAGTCCCAGATGAACTTGGAGCATGTGGACATTCCAGAACATCAAGCTATGCAAGTCAGCAGTTAAAACTGGCAG GATATAACACGGGTCACTCTAGGTCATACAGCCTGTCTGAACTCTGCCATAGGAGAAACACCTCGGCAGGTAGTACCTCAACAGCAATTGGAAATATTCTAGAGCCGTATGAAGTGATTGAGCCAAAAGTAACTGAAGCTGATATTGAAACATCTATTCAAGATACACCATCAGAAAAGCTCTGCAG GCATCCTGTAAAGCAAGACTCTGTGGAGTCACAGCTGAAGAGAGTTGATGCTACGAGAGTTGATGCTGATGATATAGTTGAAAAAATACTCCAGAGTCAAGACTTCAGTTTAGACTCAAGTGCAGAAG